GCATCGCTCAATCCCATTCTGCTAAACACACTTAAATCTGTTTAATGTAACTACAGTAGcacactaaacaaaaaaaaagacttgtaATTTTCTGTAGTTACTGACATGCTTTGCTGGCATTAGGAAAATCTCCTTTGAGGACAAGTGCAAAACCAGTAATTTAAAGTAGCCTGCTGACATCAATACAGGCCCCAGTTTTGACACAAACGCTGCAGTGCCACTGATGTTGGTACCAATACCCCGCTCCCACCTCCACACTCATATAAACTGTAGTTACTACAGACAAACACAGAGCAACATCCAAGAACAGGCATGAAGAGACAACACAACTCTGAAAATAGTTTATCAGATCCCCTCTGAAACTTTACCTTTTGCTGTATCATAGATCCCGAAGTAGGCAGCTCTATAGATGATGATGCCTTGGACAGAGACATTGAACCCCTGGTACAAGCCACGCAGACCATCAGACTTGGTAATTTTGATTAGACAGTCCCCTAGGCCAGAGAATTCTCTGTCTGCGCCAGCTTTTCCAACATCAGCAGCCAAACGGGTTCTCGCAAAATCCAAGGGGTAGACAAAGCAGAGGGAAGTGGCTCCAGCTGCACCACCAGAAGCCAGGTTACCAGCAAAATACCTCCAGAACTGAGTGTGCTTGTCTACACCTCCCAGGAACACCTGCTTATACTTATCCTTGAAGGCAAAGTTGAGAGCTTGAGTCGGGAAGTATCTGATGACATTTGCCAAGTTTCCTCGCCAGAAAGACAGCACTCCTTGTTCCTTTGGAATACGCACTACACAATCAATGATACCCTTGTACTGCTTATCAGCGGCAATCTGTTTACTTGCATGTTGCACCTGCGAATAAAAACACGTATTTTGACTGTATGCCTTGGCAGGCCTGCGCTACAGCTGGGTTTAGTCTGCGTACAGTACAAGCCAGAGAGCTGTTAAGCCTGAATGCTCGATGGCACAGACATTAAGCCTGTCCACCACGACAAACCACCCTGGCAGCAAACTTCCAAGCAGCAAAAGCTCCTGGGTCAGCTTAAGTCGTAAGACTTGAGAAGAACCGACATTTATTTGCACTCTGGCCAAGACCAAAGAACTCGGGGATCGGCTCGAGTTAACGCTCACAGGCCCAGGCCAGAGGACGTACGGGAGGGAAGAGCCACCGACACTGGACACCGTTCACAATCCCATGAACCAGGAGAAGGCTCCAGGCCACTCCCGGGCTGAGGCCGGGCCGCAGGCGGCAGAGCCGGCCGTGAGAGGCGCGGCAAGCGCGACACCAGCGCCATGCCCGGGGCTCCCGGCCGCACCGGGCCGGCGGGCTcctccccggggcccggcccggtgtccccgtcccccccccggggcccggccgccgcgaAGGTCACGCGAGTCACCTTGGGGCGCGAGGCCGCCCCACGCCCCGCCTCGCACGGGGTCACGCCAGGCCCCGCGCTCCTACGGGCCAATGCGCGGCCCGGCCGCGCCGTCACGTGAAGGTCACCAAGATGGCGGCGCGCGGACGCCCTTCACCCCCCCCCAACGCCCGCCGGGAGCGGGCCGGCAGGAAGTGACACCCggagccgcccccccgcccctccctcccggccccccacGGCCCGCCCCCACCGCGCCCCGCATAGCGGAACCGGCTTCCCCGCCGCCGCGTCTGCCGGCGCCCGCCGCCCACGTGACCTCCCCGCCGGCCGCCACCGCCTCGCGCGCGCTCTTTGTTCCGCGAGGGCGCGCGCCcgcccttcctcccctctccccgttCGCCCGGCCCGCGGCGGAAGGCGACCGGCTgcccccgctgcccgctcccgccgggcgccgccgcgCCGCTGACCTGCAGCAAGAGCTTGACCCGCTCGATGGGCGCCACCGCGGTCTTGCTGATAGCGGCGGCGACGCCGCCCGCCAGAAAGTCCTTGAGGAAGGAGATGGCCTGGTCCGCCATGTTCGCGCCGCGCCGGAGCCGCCGGGGAAGAGACGCCGCTGCCGCTCAGGCCGAAAGGGCGGGATCGGCGCCGCGCATGAGCTAAATGCCGGgccccgctggccccgccccccaGCGCCCCATTGGCCGCGCCGtcccgggggcggggcctcgccgcccggggcgggaggggccggGTCGCCTCAGGGCGGCGGTtacggcgggcggcggggcggggcggggcggggcgcggctcCCTCgccctcgcccctgcggcgccaGTGGCGCACCGCCGCGTCGTCCAGGGCGGCTCGGGcctgccggagcctcccgccgccggccgcctcgGTGGGGGGCGGAGGCGGAGGCCGgcccccgcggggcggggcggcgcgacaGGCCCGGCACCGCTGCGGGACCCGcctggcccggccccgcggcgcagCCCGCGAGTGGCCGCCGCTCGCCGCAGTCGCTTTCTGAAGCGTTTTGTGCGCGACCGCGCGCGCCGCGGCGCCCGCGAGGCGGCTGGCGGCCGTTGGGAGCCGCCGCGGGCTGCAGGCGCGGCCTCCCCCGCCGGCCGCGCTCGGGGAGGGGCAGTGACGCCGGTCGAAGGCAGCGCTGTCTGCGCGGGTTCTGTTCCCGCCATCGCCGCGCCGGGGGTCGCGCCGCCGGGCTTCGCCGTCAGTCACTGAACTGGCCCGGGGCCGCGAAACCGGGCCGAAGGCCTTGACCGCGGTGGCGATGGGGAAGCTTGGTCCCTCCCGGCTGCTTGCTTGGGCGCCGAGAGttggaggagctgtgctgcaggttGCCCGAGCAGGCGCTCACGGCAGAGCCTCTGCCCCTGCAAAGACAGGCCTGGTCTCCCGTCAGTGATTTCTGCTGATTTTATTGTGTGCTGAAAGTGAAATTTTATTCCTAGCGGCCAAACTTCTCCCTGAAATTATTCTTCCTAAAAGCAAGTCTTGAAATTGTTCTAGCTGCAGGGCGTTAGTTCACGCACACCTTTTGTTACTGCTCTCACTTTTAATGGATGTTTCCTACAAAAGTAAATAAAGCCAAGCGTTTTTTGAAAGATGACTGGTGAACCACAAAGCCGCAGTAGCTGAGGTGTCTGAAACCACTGCTTACACGTCTGTACTTTGCAGGATTTCAAAATGAGAGCGTCTCTCTCGGGGGGCGTGTTGTGAGAACATGATGTGCCAGGCATGGCCCTTGGCTCTGCTGCAGTACCACACAGACCGTGTCTCATACAGCACTATACCATCTGTTTGCACATCAAAAGATATGAAGTAAATGGTGTGCTATTTTATATTCTAAATCATAATACAGACACAGTGAAGTGACTCCTGTGCCCACACAGGGTTAGGCACATGCAGTGTTACAGGCCCATATTTTGGATGTAATGAAAGAAAGGCTGTGGTGCATATTCTCAGGCAGGAACACAGCTTagtgtggtatttttcttttaaaaaaagctcgTAACTAAATGTTAATACTCATAGCACAACACTGTGTGCTAGGCTGGGATTTTCTTCCCCATAAAATTTTCTATTGCTTAAAAAAGAACTTCATACTGTGGGACTCTAAAGTGTAGTCAGTTTGAAAAATGAAGGTCAAATGTACGTAACTTCTGCGACACGAAACTGTTCAGTCGATAGTTGTCCTGTCTCATTCACCTTGTGAGCTCAGATGCATCTGACTGGGGGAAATCCTTTTCCCGTTAGCACcatgcttttccttctgtttctgcaccttttggttttttgtgttttgtttttttttgcttttctgttctttatcTAAACTCACGTTCTGCTATCCACTTTTGTAAGAGCTCACAAATTAAGTAGGGctaaaaaggaggaggaggatgttcTTGAACCAGATGAAATTTCTGCATTTACACAACTGCCTGTTTCCAGAAACCTCACAGAAGGCAGTCGTCTGTCTTGACTCTCTCAAGAAGCTGCTGCTTCAGTTCGTCTGTTTCCAATCTTGACTACACCATTGCAGTAGCAGTTTCCAGACTTCATCAGACAATGTTTCTTTATTTACAGTAGAAAGTGTAACATAAAAAGGTATTAAAATGGTGATGGAGTATGGAAATGATACTGCTTTAACTTCCTGAAACAGAGGCAATGTGTGCTAGTCTGAAAACTGGACTATTCTAACTGCACCAAGTATGATGATCTGATTTCTCAGCAATGTGAATACTGCTGTAGGGCTGCTGACACCATTTGTGGTTGGGTTGTTTCTGAGGGTACCGCAAGTCTTGTGCAGCCACAGCATCGCTGCCATCAAGAAGATTCCAGCATCATTTTACTCAAGTTCGAAACAAATGCAAGCAATCTCTCCCCCTTTTTAAAGGTACCTTCAGAGAGCTGACGTAACGTTTCTTGTCTATAATATTGATGAGAAACTGAGAATGCATTTGCATAATTACCACACATGAAACATGACTACAGACATCCATATTTTACTActaaatccatttttttcctaGGGCTTAACGCAGAGAACAACATCTAACAAATTTCCTGTCAATCTGATGTTGATGTTTGTGAATCCATGTTGTTCCAGTAAGCCTCGATATTCGGAGCCACTTCTCTCCTGACCCTCTGTCTGCACAAGCATGTTCAAAGactgaagcagagctgtgctccTGTTCTTCTTCTCATCATCCAATACCATTTCAGCCAGCAAAATCCCACAgcctaatttaaaaagaaatgcatgcAACAGTACTAATCCATTATCAGGCAAGAGAATTTCTGCTACCATATATGAGTGCGAAGTATAAGACATGGGTGATTTCATTTATCATTTATGGATTTGCTCTGCTATTAAATGATGAATCCACTATTAAATGCATAATCCACTCCTCTCACAAAACCCAGGAAATTCCCTTCTGCACTATGGAGGAATCAAACACTCACAAGCCAAGACACGTCTCTGTTTTCAGGGGAAGAGGGGATGACTTCTGTAGACTTGGCACGAGGGCTGTGGAAAACAGTAAGACAGGCAGAGTAGTTCTGTCTGCTTGGGAAACATTGCTGCTTCACATTCATACTGAAATGGTGCCCAGCAGACAACACGGTGGACGGCGCGCACTACAGAAGCAGAAAAGTCAACGCTGTACATTATTTCTGTAGGAACGGAGGTTTTTGTGGTGGGACTGACCTAGGGACGCGAGCAGAACTTAAATGATCCTGTTTACACacagcctcctcctccaccttcagACCCAtgaggggaaagggaagacaaaagCAGGCTACTGACAAAACGAGCATTGTTTTACTTGTCGTCTTTTGGCCTTGCATCTTACGTGCTGGTTTCTCTTGGCATGGGAGTGGTCAGAGGCCACCAACTCTCATCAAAATAGCAGCATTTTACAGGGGTTTTAGTACTACCAACCGCTGTATAACATTCATATCTTTCTGACCCTTAAGACAATCCCCTCAGAGCCATTCCTACCCAGACACCTCAGACTTTTAACAATTGATGAAATTAAACATAGCTCTGCAGTTTCTTAGAGAAGAGACTGAGATCTGCAGGTAAAATTGCTGGCTGACACCTCAGTGTTAACTATAAGGAGCCACGAAAGTCCTTCTGACAGCTCATTAATAAATTCCCCGTTTCTTCCCTGTATCATCAGCTACCTTACTAAATGCGAGTTCAAGCCACTTTGACCCAGGTTTGCTTCATAAAGGATTAGCCAAGCATGTCTGAGGCGAGCCTGAATCTACGTTCTCTCTCCAGTGGGATGCTTCTGCCCCAATTCAGTCATCCATAGATTAGATAGCTGTACTTCAGCTAGCCGTCTTAAATATGCTCTATCCACTATTGAATGTATAATTACTTTTATTAGGAAAATGAGGAAATTTCATTTCACAGATAGGTGAGACAAATCATCCTCTGAAAATGCCTGTTTTTCTCCTGATTGGAGAGCTCAGGGTGAACAGATGATTTGAATGCCTAATGTTTAGTGTCTAAAGTTAGGGTGGTGAAGACCGTTTGTTATGATTCAGTGGATTCTATTCCCCCGCCCCTTGCTGGTGTGATTCTCCTTTGCCTTCAACAGAGGGACCTGGGAATCGCCGTTCCTGGTTACACAGCAAATGTTGCTAGGTAGAGTAATGCAGGACTATCATTTCTAAGTCACCACTATATTACAGCTTTGGAAGACGGTGTCCAAATTTTGCATACTCTGGAAAGAGGACGCAAACAGAATGGTCATTATAATTTGTCACGGAAAGTTATTTAGGATATCCAGATAACATCAcggaaatctggaaaaaaatacgCAGAAAGCACAACCAATGTGGGAAGAACACCTTCAAAAATTAGACACGGTAAATTAAGTTTctacagggaaaaggaaaaaacatgctCTCTACAGTTAATGAAGATTTACTAATGGAATTGAAATTTCTTCACAGGAAGA
The window above is part of the Opisthocomus hoazin isolate bOpiHoa1 chromosome 1, bOpiHoa1.hap1, whole genome shotgun sequence genome. Proteins encoded here:
- the SLC25A6 gene encoding ADP/ATP translocase 3; translated protein: MADQAISFLKDFLAGGVAAAISKTAVAPIERVKLLLQVQHASKQIAADKQYKGIIDCVVRIPKEQGVLSFWRGNLANVIRYFPTQALNFAFKDKYKQVFLGGVDKHTQFWRYFAGNLASGGAAGATSLCFVYPLDFARTRLAADVGKAGADREFSGLGDCLIKITKSDGLRGLYQGFNVSVQGIIIYRAAYFGIYDTAKGMLPDPRNTHIVISWMIAQTVTAVAGVVSYPFDTVRRRMMMQSGRKGADIMYSGTIDCWRKIARDEGGKAFFKGAWSNVLRGMGGAFVLVLYDEFKKVI